GACTGCCGGGTGCTGGCCGTGGACCTGAGCGCCCCGATGCTGCGTGAGGGAGCGCGGCGCGAGCCTGACGCCCGAATCGACTGGGCGCAGCTGAACATGGAACGCAGCGACCTGCCGCCTGCGGCGTTCGATGGGGTGACGGTCGGCGCGACCCTGAACGAGACGCGCGGCCCGGCGGCGCTGCTGGCCGAGTGCGCGCGGGTACTGCGGCCCGGCGGTCAGCTGTGGCTGATGTACCTGCGCCGCACCGGCGGGCCACTGCAATCGCTGTTCGAGCGGCCGGCGGCGGGCGGCCTGAACTTCCCGGACCCCGCGTGGGTGGCGCGGCACCTGCCGGGCCTGACCCGCACGGACGGCCTGGGCGTGGGCGCCGTGCAGTTCGAGCGGTACGTGCGGGACGGGCGCCCTGACGACGGCGCGCGGGAAACTCTGTAAGAATGCGTGACGTTTCCCCCCTACGCGCCCCCTACACTCGGTGGAAAGGAACCCAACCGTGACTGACGTGACCTTCCCTCCCCCATCCAAGAGCGCCCTGGCGCAGGCCGTGGCGCACTGCCAGGACATGACGCGGGAGCACAGCAAGACCTTCTACCTGGGCTCGCGGTTCTTCCCGGCGCAGCAGCGTCAGGCCGTGTGGGCCGTGTACGCCGCCTGCCGCGATGGGGACGATATCGTCGACGAGCGCAGCGGCGAGGCGGCCCGCGCCGGACTGGACGACTGGTGGGCGCGCACGCAGGCGGCCTTCGAGGGCCGGCCCGGCCCGCACCCCATCGACACGGCGCTGTCGTGGGCGGCCCGCACCTACTCGATTCCGCTGTCGGCCTTTGCCGAGCTGCACGACGGGCTGCGCATGGACCTCGCCGGGCACGAGTACCGGACCATGGACGACCTGATGCTGTACTGCCGGCGCGTGGCGGGCGTGGTGGGGTTCATGATCGCGCCGGTCAGCGGGTACAGCGGCGGCGAACGCACCCTGCACGCCGCGCTGATGCTGGGACAGGCCATGCAACTGACGAACATCCTGCGGGACGTGGGCGAGGACCTGAGGCGCGGCCGCGTGTACCTGCCGCAGACGCTGCTGACCGAGTACGGCGTGACCCTGGGCGACCTGGAACGCGGGGTGGTCACGCCCGAGTACCGCGCCCTCATGGAGCACCTCTCGGGGCTGGCGCGCGACTGGTACGTGCAGGGCCGCGCCGGGATTCCCTGCCTGCACGGCAGCGCGCGGCTGGCCGTGGCGACCGCCGCGCGCGCCTACGAGGGCATCCTGGACGATCTGGCCCGCAACGACTTCGATAACTTCGGCCGGCGGGCGCACGTGAGCGGCACCCGCAAACTGATGATGCTGCCGCAGGCGTGGTGGGAACTGCGGTCCGCGCCCACCCCGGCCGGCTGAGTCCCGCTCCGCTTTTCTTTCTGTTCCCTGGCCCGCCGCCCCGGCCCGCCTGCTGCTCCCCTTCCCTGTTCACGCCGCCCTGCGCGGCGGAGGTTCCTGCATGACTGCTTCTGACACCCCTGCTCTTTCCGCTTCCAAACGCAAGACCGCGCTGATCATCGGGTCCGGCATCGGCGGCCTGAGTCTCGGCATTCGCCTGCAATCGCTGGGCTTCGACACGACCATCCTCGAACGCCTGGACAAGGCGGGCGGACGCGCGTACCAGAAACGCACCGAGGACGGGTACGTGTTCGACATGGGGCCGACCGTGATCACGGTGCCGCACTTCATCGAGGAACTGTTCGCGCTGGAACGCGACGCCGGGATGCTGGCCGGGGCGGATTACCCTCCGGCGGTGCTGGCCCCGGACGCCCGCGTGCGCGAGGGAGAGAGCGGCGGCCCGCGCACCCGCGAGTACGTGAAGCTCGTGCCGATCCTGCCGTTCTACCGCATCTACTTCGATGACGGCACCTTCTTCGACTACGACGGCGACCCGGTCAGCACCCGCCGCCAGATCGGCGAACTGGCCCCCGAGGACCTCGCCGGGTACGAGCGTTTTCATGACGACGCCCGCGCCATCTTCGAGCGCGGCTTCCTGGAACTGGGGTACACGCACTTCGGGGACGTGGCGACCATGCTGAAGGTCGTGCCGGACCTGATGCGCCTGGACGCCGTGCGCACCCTGTTCAGCTTCACCGGCAAGTACTTCAGTAATCCCAAGATGCAGCAGGTGTTCTCGTTCGAGACGCTGCTGGTGGGCGGCAACCCCCTGAGCGTGCCCGCCATCTACGCCATGATCCATTTTGTAGAGAAGACCTGGGGCATCCACTACGCCATGGGTGGCACGGGCGCGCTGGTGCAGGGCTTCGTTCGCAAGTTCGAGGAACTCGGGGGGCGCATCGAGTACGGGCAGGGCGTGCAGGAAATCCTGGTCACGGATGACCGGGGCCGCCCGGTCCGGCACCCGCTGGGGCGGCGCGTGGCGCGCGGCGTGCGGCTGGAGAGCGGGCAGGAACGCCATGCGGACATCGTGGTCAGTAACGGCGACTGGGCGAACACGTACCTCAAGCGCCTGCCGGCCGCCGCGCGCCTCGTGAACAGCGACGTGCGCGTGAAGGCCGCCCGCCAGAGCATGAGTCTGCTGGTCATCTACTTCGGGTTCCGCAAGACCGACACGGACCTGAAGTTGCGTCACCACAACATCATCCTGGGGCCGCGCTACCAGGAACTGCTGACCGAGATCTTCGGGAAGAAGGTACTGGGCCGCGACTTCAGCCAGTACCTGCACGTCCCCACCCTGACCGACCCCAGCCTCGCGCCGGAAGGGCACCACGCGGCGTACACGCTGGTGCCGGTGCCGCACAACGCCAGCGGCCTGGACTGGGCGGTGGAAGGCCCGAAACTGGTGGAGCGCGTGTACGCCTTCCTGGAGGAACGCGGGTACATCCCGGACCTGCGCGCCCGACTGACGCACAGCGAGTTCATCACGCCCGACTACTTTGAAGGCACGCTGGACAGCTACCTGGGCAACGCCTTCGGCCCCGAGCCGACGCTGATCCAGAGTGCGTTCTTCCGCCCGCACAACCGCAGCGAGGACGTGGGCAACCTCTACATGGTCGGCGCGGGCGCGCAACCGGGCGGCGGGACGCCCAGCGTCATGATGAGCGCCAAGATGACCGCCCGACTGATCGCAGAGGACTTCGGGATTCACCCCAGCATCCGTGACGGCGTGCCTGCCACGCAGGACACTGCCACCGCGGAGAGCGCCGCCGACTGATCCGGCACACGACGGAGGAGAGGGGCCGCCACCTGAACCGGTGTGGCGGCCCCTCTCCTCTGCTTTCTTGTACGGGTTCCGTCTGTTGCGTTGACAGATCGGAACACCACCGATCCGCCAACTCCACGCCCGGAACCCGCTTGACTCCCTCTCGCATCCGCTCGGGTTGAACGGTTCTGGCAAACCATTCAACCGGAGTCCGTATCAGCGGGGGTACATGGCGTTGACGGTGCTCCTGTCGGTCGTCGAGAAGCCGTTGCGCTGGCCCATGCGGTTCAGGTCCACGCTGGAGCTCAGGGGCTGGATGGCGATCTTGCCGTCGAAGAAGGCGGGGTAGTGCATGATCGAGTCGAAGTCGTACGCGCCGTAGCCGGCGCTGCCGCTGCGGATCTGGTACTGGCTCTGCCAGTCGGCGGGAATGTTCGCCCAGACGATCTGCACGTGCTTGTCGCGGTCCGGGCGGGTCTGCTCGTGGAACAGGCCCATGGCGTGCCCGAACTCGTGGATGATCGTGCCGGTCGTGCAGCGGTCGGCGAGGGTGATGGTCTGCTTGCCGCCCACCATGCCCAGGCTGGAGGCGCAGCTGGTGCCGGTGTTGTACGTGATTTCCACGTAGTTGCGCTGGGTGGTGCTGGTGCGGGGCGTGACGACCACGTTGGTGGTCGAGCGGATGGTGGACGCGGCGGCGGCCACGCGGTCCCGGATGGCCTGCGGGACGTTCGCGGCGAAGGTGTACGGGATGGTGCGGCCCGTCCAGCGGTAGCGGGTGTCCACGACGTAGGTGCCCTGCGGCGTGACGCTGCTCAGGTCCGCGAGGATGATGTCGTCCTCGAGCATCAGGTAGCCGTCCTGCTCGAAGCCCGTGACCTGCTGGCGGGTGCCGTCGGGGAGGATCAGCGTGGCGGGCCGGGTGTTCGGAGCCGTGCGGGCGGACGGGCCGTCCTGCTGCGGGGAGGGCTGGGACGTGGAGCAGGCGGCGAGCAGCAGGGACAGCAGCAGAACAGGTGTGACTTTACGCATGGCAGGGCACCTCGGTTGTGGGATGCCCAGAGATTAGAGGAAAATTAGAGCCGTGTCCAGTCGCCCGGTCAGCGGCAACGCGACAGGCACCGGCCCTCAGGAATCAGCTGATGTGGGCGCGCAGCCAGTCCACGATCCGCGCTCGCACCCGTTCACGCGGCTCGTCGTTCAGAAGTTCGTGGTAGCCGCCGTCCTCGACGTGCAGCTCGCGGTCACCCGAGGCGATGGCCTGCATGAAGCGCTGGCTGCCGCGCGGGTCGGTCAGACGGTCGGCGGTGCCGTGCACGACCAGCGTGGGCAGCGTCCAGCGGGCGTACAGCGGCCACAGCGACGCGCTGAGCGACAGCATGCTCGCGCCGGTCAGGGCCGGGACCTTCCCGTGGTACATGCGCGGGTCGGCCTCGTACGCGGCGACCTCCTCGGGCAGGCGCGACAGGCCGCCGGTGCCCAGGTCGGTGGTGGGCAGGCCCGGCGCGAGGCGCGCGATGAACGGGGCGAGCCGTTTCACCAGCGCGGGTTCGTTCTCGCCGACCAGCAGGGCCGGACTGGACAGGATCACGCCGCTGATCCCGCGTGGGTCGCGGGCGGCGCTGGCGGCCGTGACGAGCCCGCCCATGGAGTGCCCCAGCAGGAACAGCGGGCGGGGGTCGGCGCGCAGGGCCTCACGCGCCGCGAAGTGGTCCTGCACCAGATCGCGGACGTCCACCACGGCCCGCGCGCCCCCGGACGCGCCGTGTCCGCGCTGGTCGGCGGCGTACACCGTGAACCCTGCGGCGACCAGCGTGGGAATCAGGGCGTGGTAGCGGTCCACGTACCGCGCGGCGTACTCCCCGAAGCCGTGGGTGAGCAGCACGTTCCCGCGCGGGGTCTGCGCGTGCCACACGTAACCTCTTACGGGAGCGCCGGGCGCCGTCCAGTCCTGACTTTGCATGGCCCGAGTGTAGGGCAAGCGGCGCTGATCCGGACGCAGCGCTGCATCCAGATCAGCGCTGCGTCCGGATCAGCGCAGTGCCCGGATCAGTTCGCGCTCGACGAGTTGCGCGGCGATCGGTCCACGGATGCGGCGGAACAGGTGGTAGTCGAAGAAGTACACCTGTCCGGCCTGACTGGCGCGCAGGCGGCTGGTGATGGCCCCTGCGTTCCACTCGGCGCGGGCGCGGGTGGGCGTGCTGGTCCCGGCGGCCAGGACGATCACGGCGTCCGGGTTGATGGCGGCCAGCCCTTCCACGCTGACCACGGCGTCCTTCTTCTCGCCGTCGATGACGTTCAGGCCGGCGTCGCGCAGCAGGCCGCCGGTCCAGTCGTCGCTGCCGCTGATGGTGAAGGTGTTGCGGGCGTCGCCGCCGGTCGTCCAGACGACCAGCACGCGTTTCCTGCCGAACGCGGTCAGCTGCGCGCGGGTACTCTGCACGCCTTTGTTGTAGGTGTTCAGGGCGCTGCGGTACGCGGCCTCGCGGTTCAGGGCGCGGGCCAGGGTGGGCAGGGTCTTCTGCCACGCGTTACGGTCGATGCCGTCCAGCAGCAGGGTGGGCGCGATCCGGCTGAGCTGCGGGTACACGGGCGAGGCGTAGGTTTCACCGACGATCAGGTCCGGGCGCAGGGACGTCAGGATTTCGAGGTTCGGGTTGAAGCGGTCCCCGACGTTCACGGGCGCGCTGGTCACGCGACTGCCCAGGTACTTGATGTCGCGGATGGGCGAACCGAAGGCCGGGGTTTTCAGGAACGTGGAGGCCTCGCCGTAGCCGACGGGCTGCACGCCGATGGACAGCAGCAGGTCCAGCGCGTGCGGCCCGAGTGCGACGACGCGCAGGGGCTGGCGGGGGATGGTGGTCGTTCCGGCGCTGTGCGTGACGGTCTGGGGGTAGGTGGCGGCGCTGGCGGCCAGGGCGGCGCTGCCCAGGACAGCGGTCAGGGTCAGGAGGGTGCTTCGTTTCGGCATGGGTGTCCTTGTGCGCCGGGGTCCGTGGGAGGCCGCCGCGCTGGTGTCGAGGATTCTGCCAGACTTAAATCCGAGTTGCAAGGTCAGGATTAGATTGGGGGAAAGCGCAACCATGAAGTTCCGCTCAACCGCACCCACGGCATCCCCACCGCCTGACCGCGCAGACTGAACCGCATGGCAGACATCGCACGTAAGGCAACGGCCCACTGGGAAGGCGACCTCAAGCACGGCAAGGGCACCGTGAGCACCGAGAGTGGCGTGCTGGACGGCGCGCAGTACTCGTTCGGCACCCGCTTCGAGAACGGCAAGGGCACCAACCCCGAAGAACTGCTGGCCAGCGCCCACGCCGGGTGCTTCACCATGCAGCTCTCGGCACTGCTCGCCAACCACGGCCACACGGTCGAATCCCTCGACACCCAGGCCACCTGCGAGATGGTCAAGGACGGCGCCGGCTTCAAGGTCAGCGCCATGAAACTCGTGGTGCGCGGCAAGGTGACCGGCAGCGATCAGGCGGACTTCGAGGAACACGTGAAGCAGGCGGCCGACATGTGCCCCATGAGTCAGGTCATGAAAGGCAACGTGGAGATCACCCACGAAGCCATCCTGGAATAAGGTTCCGGGTTCTGCGGCGCCCCCGATCACCAGGGGCGCCGTTTTCCATGGCGGCAGGCCAGTCTGCGCATGTGCGCCCGGCCCGCGTGTGACAGGCTGGCGCGCATGAGTCATCTGTTCTATCTGGTCGGCGCGCCCGGCAGCGGCAAACGCACGGTCGGCAAAGAGTTGTCGGCGCTGACGGGCGCGGCGCTGCTGGACAACCACCTGTTCAACGATCCGGTGTTCACGGCGTTCGGCGTGGACGGCGTGAGCCCGGTGCCGCCAGAACTGTTCGATCTGGCCGAGGAGGTGCGGCAGGTGGGCCTGCGGGCGCTGCGGCTGGCCCCGCCCACGCGGTCACACATCCTGACGAACTACCTGAGCCGCGTGGAGGAGGGCGAGGAGGTCGTGGCCGAGTTGCGTGCCCTGGCGCGCGAGCGGGGCGCGGCGTTCGTGCCGGTATGGCTGGAGTGTCCGCTGCCGGAGCTGGAGGCGCGGATGAAGCAACCGGAGCGCCGGGAACGCCTGAAACTGCGTGACCCGCTGATCCTGCGCGGCCTGATGGAACGCGGCGGGGTGATGGACGCCCCGGCGGACGCGCTGGTGCTGGACACGGCGCGCCTGGACCCGCACGAGGCGGCGCGGCGGATCGTGGCGTTCGCGGGGGCGGTCAGCGGGTCGGCCTGACCCGGACGTGTAGAACGGGCAGGTGCAGGGTGAGGCGCATCAGGCGCCACCGGAACTGCCAGCGGGCCGGTCGGGCGGCTCTCAGGGTACGGGCCAGTCCGTCGGCCTGAGCCTCGCGGAGCAGCTGGGCTTGACGGTCGAGGGCGTGCTGGTGGCGTTCGTGGAACATGGTGAGCCTCCGGTATGGGCGTGAAGGGGTCTCCCGTCGTCCGCCGGGGCGGTCGCGGGTGGCGTGGGCCGGGAGTGGTCAGTTCAGGTGCAGCTGACCTCTGAAGCTCATGAGGACGAAGGTGCTCGTGCGGGCGCTGTCGGTCTCTTCGGTTTCCAGGCGGTCGAGGATGGCGTTCATGGCGTCCTGCGCGGCGCGGTACTGCTGCGGGCTGAGTTGCACGGTGCGCAGGCGCATGGCGGGTGCGAAGGCCCCAATGTCGGTGCGGGTGTCGGTGTGGGTATCGGGCGCGCAGCGGCCCAGGTGGATGGTGAGGTCGTCTCCGGTGCCGGGGTGGCCCTGGCGGGTCTGCCAGTCGAGGATGGCGTGGGCGTAGGCAGCGGTGATCTCGCGCATGGCCGGGCCGATGACGGTCAGGGG
The DNA window shown above is from Deinococcus sp. LM3 and carries:
- a CDS encoding class I SAM-dependent methyltransferase — protein: MNPVPPSAQSQENLNPEPALSAAQRSNLFPLTAAGYAWWRERSLRALGADFTLEREAALFRALCRPQAGQDWLDVGTSAGFYAGVLARADCRVLAVDLSAPMLREGARREPDARIDWAQLNMERSDLPPAAFDGVTVGATLNETRGPAALLAECARVLRPGGQLWLMYLRRTGGPLQSLFERPAAGGLNFPDPAWVARHLPGLTRTDGLGVGAVQFERYVRDGRPDDGARETL
- a CDS encoding phytoene/squalene synthase family protein, coding for MTREHSKTFYLGSRFFPAQQRQAVWAVYAACRDGDDIVDERSGEAARAGLDDWWARTQAAFEGRPGPHPIDTALSWAARTYSIPLSAFAELHDGLRMDLAGHEYRTMDDLMLYCRRVAGVVGFMIAPVSGYSGGERTLHAALMLGQAMQLTNILRDVGEDLRRGRVYLPQTLLTEYGVTLGDLERGVVTPEYRALMEHLSGLARDWYVQGRAGIPCLHGSARLAVATAARAYEGILDDLARNDFDNFGRRAHVSGTRKLMMLPQAWWELRSAPTPAG
- the crtI gene encoding phytoene desaturase family protein gives rise to the protein MTASDTPALSASKRKTALIIGSGIGGLSLGIRLQSLGFDTTILERLDKAGGRAYQKRTEDGYVFDMGPTVITVPHFIEELFALERDAGMLAGADYPPAVLAPDARVREGESGGPRTREYVKLVPILPFYRIYFDDGTFFDYDGDPVSTRRQIGELAPEDLAGYERFHDDARAIFERGFLELGYTHFGDVATMLKVVPDLMRLDAVRTLFSFTGKYFSNPKMQQVFSFETLLVGGNPLSVPAIYAMIHFVEKTWGIHYAMGGTGALVQGFVRKFEELGGRIEYGQGVQEILVTDDRGRPVRHPLGRRVARGVRLESGQERHADIVVSNGDWANTYLKRLPAAARLVNSDVRVKAARQSMSLLVIYFGFRKTDTDLKLRHHNIILGPRYQELLTEIFGKKVLGRDFSQYLHVPTLTDPSLAPEGHHAAYTLVPVPHNASGLDWAVEGPKLVERVYAFLEERGYIPDLRARLTHSEFITPDYFEGTLDSYLGNAFGPEPTLIQSAFFRPHNRSEDVGNLYMVGAGAQPGGGTPSVMMSAKMTARLIAEDFGIHPSIRDGVPATQDTATAESAAD
- a CDS encoding M12 family metallopeptidase — its product is MRKVTPVLLLSLLLAACSTSQPSPQQDGPSARTAPNTRPATLILPDGTRQQVTGFEQDGYLMLEDDIILADLSSVTPQGTYVVDTRYRWTGRTIPYTFAANVPQAIRDRVAAAASTIRSTTNVVVTPRTSTTQRNYVEITYNTGTSCASSLGMVGGKQTITLADRCTTGTIIHEFGHAMGLFHEQTRPDRDKHVQIVWANIPADWQSQYQIRSGSAGYGAYDFDSIMHYPAFFDGKIAIQPLSSSVDLNRMGQRNGFSTTDRSTVNAMYPR
- a CDS encoding alpha/beta hydrolase, with amino-acid sequence MQSQDWTAPGAPVRGYVWHAQTPRGNVLLTHGFGEYAARYVDRYHALIPTLVAAGFTVYAADQRGHGASGGARAVVDVRDLVQDHFAAREALRADPRPLFLLGHSMGGLVTAASAARDPRGISGVILSSPALLVGENEPALVKRLAPFIARLAPGLPTTDLGTGGLSRLPEEVAAYEADPRMYHGKVPALTGASMLSLSASLWPLYARWTLPTLVVHGTADRLTDPRGSQRFMQAIASGDRELHVEDGGYHELLNDEPRERVRARIVDWLRAHIS
- a CDS encoding iron-siderophore ABC transporter substrate-binding protein — encoded protein: MPKRSTLLTLTAVLGSAALAASAATYPQTVTHSAGTTTIPRQPLRVVALGPHALDLLLSIGVQPVGYGEASTFLKTPAFGSPIRDIKYLGSRVTSAPVNVGDRFNPNLEILTSLRPDLIVGETYASPVYPQLSRIAPTLLLDGIDRNAWQKTLPTLARALNREAAYRSALNTYNKGVQSTRAQLTAFGRKRVLVVWTTGGDARNTFTISGSDDWTGGLLRDAGLNVIDGEKKDAVVSVEGLAAINPDAVIVLAAGTSTPTRARAEWNAGAITSRLRASQAGQVYFFDYHLFRRIRGPIAAQLVERELIRALR
- a CDS encoding OsmC family protein, translating into MADIARKATAHWEGDLKHGKGTVSTESGVLDGAQYSFGTRFENGKGTNPEELLASAHAGCFTMQLSALLANHGHTVESLDTQATCEMVKDGAGFKVSAMKLVVRGKVTGSDQADFEEHVKQAADMCPMSQVMKGNVEITHEAILE
- a CDS encoding AAA family ATPase; translated protein: MSHLFYLVGAPGSGKRTVGKELSALTGAALLDNHLFNDPVFTAFGVDGVSPVPPELFDLAEEVRQVGLRALRLAPPTRSHILTNYLSRVEEGEEVVAELRALARERGAAFVPVWLECPLPELEARMKQPERRERLKLRDPLILRGLMERGGVMDAPADALVLDTARLDPHEAARRIVAFAGAVSGSA